One window of the Eucalyptus grandis isolate ANBG69807.140 chromosome 8, ASM1654582v1, whole genome shotgun sequence genome contains the following:
- the LOC104417384 gene encoding LOW QUALITY PROTEIN: sugar transport protein 8 (The sequence of the model RefSeq protein was modified relative to this genomic sequence to represent the inferred CDS: inserted 2 bases in 2 codons), translating into MPAIVVSHGGQMPEHDGKITFYVIVCVILAAFGGMLFGYDIGISGGVTAMDDFLKKFFMTVYEXKKRAHEDNYCKYDNEYLQLFTSSLYIAALVASFVASWVCSKFGRRTTLQIGSFLFIAGIGFQAGGVNIAMVVFGRIILGFGVGFGNQAVPLFLSELAPARIRGALNICFQLFITIGILVAGIINYFTSNIHPHGWRISLGLAGVPAVILLVGSFIICETPTSLIERNRVDQGKATLRRIRGTNNVDAEFNSIVAASEAARRVKHPFRKLMRPSSRXPLVIAMLLQVFQQFTGINAIMFYAPVLFQTVGFGNDAALLSTVITGLVNVFSTLVSIYSVDKAGRRVLLLEACVQMFITQIIIGVLLLLHLKPTGSLDSTEAIVVVVLVCVFVMGFAWSWGPLGWLIPSETFPLETRTAGFSFAVSSNMLFTFIIAQAFLSMLCHMKAGIFFFFAAWILVMGLFALFLLPETKGVPVDLMVERVWKQHWFWKRYMIDDDEDDD; encoded by the exons ATGCCGGCTATTGTCGTGAGCCATGGAGGCCAAATGCCCGAGCATGATGGGAAGATAACTTTCTACGTCATTGTGTGCGTGATCCTCGCGGCCTTCGGAGGGATGTTGTTCGGATACGACATTGGAATTTCAG GTGGAGTGACTGCCATGGATGACTTCTTGAAGAAATTCTTCATGACCGTGTACG AAAAGAAGCGCGCGCACGAGGACAACTACTGTAAATACGACAACGAGTACCTCCAGTTGTTCACATCTTCGCTGTACATTGCTGCTCTCGTAGCCAGCTTTGTAGCCTCATGGGTGTGCTCCAAATTTGGCCGAAGGACGACGTTGCAGATCGGGTCTTTCTTGTTCATCGCGGGGATCGGATTCCAAGCCGGCGGCGTCAACATTGCGATGGTTGTCTTCGGCAGAATCATCCTCGGTTTTGGTGTTGGGTTCGGCAATCAGGCGGTGcctctgtttctatccgaattAGCTCCTGCCAGAATCAGAGGAGCTCTCAACATTTGCTTCCAACTCTTCATTACAATCGGAATCCTCGTCGCGGGCATTATCAACTACTTCACATCCAACATTCACCCTCACGGGTGGCGGATCTCTCTCGGCTTGGCCGGCGTCCCAGCCGTGATTCTCCTCGTGGGTTCATTCATCATCTGCGAGACCCCGACCAGCCTCATCGAGCGCAACCGGGTCGACCAAGGGAAGGCCACCCTGAGGAGGATCCGTGGCACCAATAATGTCGATGCAGAGTTCAATTCAATCGTTGCCGCGAGTGAGGCCGCAAGGCGAGTGAAGCATCCGTTCCGCAAGCTCATGAGGCCGTCGAGCA CCCCTCTCGTCATAGCCATGTTGCTGCAGGTGTTCCAGCAGTTCACCGGGATCAACGCCATCATGTTCTACGCACCCGTCCTGTTCCAGACAGTTGGGTTTGGGAACGATGCTGCGCTGCTCTCTACGGTCATCACCGGGCTCGTGAACGTTTTCAGCACGTTAGTGTCGATCTACTCGGTGGACAAGGCTGGCCGGAGGGTGTTGCTCCTTGAGGCTTGTGTCCAGATGTTCATCACTCAG ATTATTATAGGAGTGCTCTTGCTACTACACCTGAAGCCAACGGGGTCTCTCGACTCCACCGAGGCGATAGTCGTGGTGGTACTGGTGTGCGTTTTCGTGATGGGATTCGCATGGTCGTGGGGTCCGCTCGGGTGGCTGATTCCGAGCGAGACCTTCCCTCTGGAGACAAGGACGGCTGGTTTCTCCTTCGCCGTGAGCTCCAACATGCTCTTCACCTTCATTATCGCGCAGGCCTTCCTGTCGATGCTGTGCCACATGAAGGCcggcatcttcttcttcttcgctgctTGGATCCTGGTCATGGGGCTCTTTGCATTGTTCTTATTGCCCGAGACGAAGGGCGTGCCTGTGGACTTGATGGTCGAGAGAGTATGGAAGCAGCATTGGTTCTGGAAGCGGTACATGATTGATGATGACGAGGACGATGACTAG